In one Brevibacillus composti genomic region, the following are encoded:
- the cccB gene encoding cytochrome c551: MKRFPLAVLSAALILLVSACGGGGGGQAQPPAGQGGQNGGQTAPSGGYDAATAQTLYNSKCSSCHGQDLSGAVGPNLTQVGGKYSKDQILDILQNGKGGMPGGLVTGQDAETVAAWLADKK; this comes from the coding sequence ATGAAGCGATTCCCATTAGCCGTCCTTTCCGCTGCGCTTATTTTGTTGGTAAGTGCTTGTGGTGGCGGTGGTGGCGGTCAAGCGCAGCCCCCTGCAGGCCAAGGCGGCCAAAATGGCGGCCAAACAGCACCGTCGGGCGGGTATGACGCGGCTACGGCACAGACTCTATATAACAGCAAGTGCTCCAGTTGCCATGGGCAGGATCTTTCAGGGGCAGTCGGTCCGAATTTGACACAAGTTGGCGGCAAATACTCCAAAGATCAAATCTTGGATATCCTGCAAAATGGTAAAGGCGGAATGCCGGGTGGTCTGGTAACGGGTCAAGATGCGGAAACCGTGGCAGCCTGGTTGGCTGACAAAAAGTAA
- a CDS encoding YciI family protein, whose amino-acid sequence MHYVAMLTIVDPDLNAKVRPAHLAYIDDLYKQGKVVMAGPFTDKQGGMVIYKAASPEEALELAKADPVVKEGARTLELREWSPLEFPLG is encoded by the coding sequence ATGCATTACGTAGCGATGCTTACGATTGTGGATCCAGATTTGAATGCCAAAGTTCGACCTGCCCATCTGGCGTACATCGACGATCTGTACAAACAAGGAAAAGTCGTCATGGCCGGTCCGTTTACGGATAAACAGGGCGGCATGGTAATCTATAAAGCGGCATCCCCCGAGGAAGCGCTGGAGCTGGCCAAGGCAGACCCAGTGGTAAAGGAAGGGGCCCGCACACTGGAGCTCCGCGAGTGGAGTCCGTTGGAATTTCCGTTAGGCTGA
- the prfB gene encoding peptide chain release factor 2 (programmed frameshift) gives MALIDIADIKQEMSSMAKRLADIRGSLDLPIKQERIGELEERMLAPDFWDDNDAAQKTISELNALKGLVETMGSLDAQYEDLQVMLELIIEEGDASMIQDLYNSTQELKKEFESFELELLLSDQYDKNNAILELHPGAGGTESQDWASLLLRMYTRWAESKGFKVETLDYLPGDEAGVKSVTLLIKGHNAYGYLKSEKGVHRLVRISPFDSSGRRHTSFVSCNVLPEIEDDTEINIRAEELKIDTYRSSGAGGQHINTTDSAVRITHLPTGIVVTCQTERSQIKNRERAMKMLMARLFEAKREEQEKELQAIQGEQKDIAWGSQIRSYVFHPYSMVKDHRTNVESGNVQAVMDGEIDMFIDAYLRSQIRRSE, from the exons ATGGCATTAATTGATATTGCCGATATCAAACAAGAGATGTCGAGCATGGCTAAACGTTTAGCGGATATCAGGGGGTCTCTT GACCTCCCAATCAAACAGGAGCGCATCGGCGAGCTGGAAGAGCGCATGCTGGCCCCGGACTTTTGGGACGACAATGACGCCGCCCAGAAAACGATCAGCGAACTGAACGCGCTCAAAGGTCTGGTCGAGACCATGGGCAGCCTGGATGCCCAGTACGAGGATTTGCAAGTGATGCTGGAGCTGATCATCGAAGAGGGCGACGCCTCGATGATTCAGGATTTGTACAACAGCACGCAGGAGCTGAAAAAGGAATTCGAGAGCTTCGAGCTGGAGCTGCTTCTCAGCGACCAGTACGATAAGAACAATGCCATCCTGGAGCTTCACCCCGGCGCCGGGGGAACAGAATCGCAGGACTGGGCCTCTCTCTTGCTCCGCATGTATACGCGCTGGGCCGAGAGCAAAGGCTTCAAGGTGGAAACGCTTGACTACCTCCCGGGAGATGAAGCAGGGGTCAAGAGCGTTACCCTTTTGATCAAGGGACATAATGCGTACGGGTATCTGAAATCGGAAAAAGGCGTCCACCGCCTGGTTCGGATTTCGCCATTTGATTCTTCGGGCCGCCGGCACACCTCTTTTGTCTCCTGCAATGTGCTGCCCGAAATCGAGGACGACACGGAGATCAACATCCGCGCAGAAGAGTTGAAAATTGACACGTACCGATCCAGTGGAGCGGGCGGTCAGCACATCAATACGACAGACTCTGCTGTCCGGATTACCCATCTGCCGACCGGCATTGTCGTCACCTGTCAGACAGAGCGCTCCCAGATCAAAAACCGCGAGCGAGCGATGAAGATGCTGATGGCCCGGTTGTTTGAAGCCAAGCGGGAAGAGCAGGAAAAAGAGCTTCAGGCGATCCAGGGCGAGCAAAAGGATATCGCCTGGGGAAGTCAGATCCGCTCCTATGTTTTCCACCCTTACAGCATGGTGAAAGATCACCGGACCAATGTGGAGAGTGGAAATGTGCAGGCTGTGATGGACGGGGAGATCGATATGTTTATCGATGCCTACCTGCGTTCGCAGATCCGCCGTTCGGAATAG
- a CDS encoding S8 family serine peptidase, protein MKKTVKVLLSSTLVLGLAASALSVVQSPVYGKGKETSYLIAYKNELPRDFEERIEELGGTVETVVDEVGIVSASSNDPDFLDRIKEERNVLAAEEELEIFLDHEKPDAADGQPITDIPQPDWDDPDQNYHDLQWDIKRITNDFRSHEISKGNARTVVGVIDTGLDFDHPDLRDNADEAGSRTFVPGTRDAWDENGHGTHVAGSIAANGKVLGVGPNLTVRAYRVFGATGGAQQSWITNALVAAANDGVDVVNMSLGGWRWMAHNYGEKGDSASMVAYHRAVQYAVQKGVTVVVAAGNDSRNLGSLHDMQEYWKETYGLDIKGPSRVVPAQIPGVITVSSSNEWSEDVLAFYSNYGNPIDVAAPGGDNGPEYDRLYREDPKGDYLHKRDFRYRTLSTYPTYLPPYFTSNLEGYAFMHGTSMAAPKVAGIAAVIKSENPRMKPSQIANLISKTAEDFGKRGDDKYFGAGEANIYNALTD, encoded by the coding sequence ATGAAGAAAACGGTAAAAGTATTGCTCAGTTCTACCTTGGTATTGGGATTGGCTGCTTCTGCTCTGTCTGTGGTGCAGTCACCTGTCTACGGGAAAGGTAAGGAAACGAGCTACCTCATCGCTTACAAAAATGAGCTTCCAAGAGATTTTGAGGAACGGATCGAAGAGTTGGGAGGGACGGTAGAGACAGTCGTCGATGAAGTAGGCATCGTTTCTGCCAGCTCCAATGATCCTGACTTTCTGGATAGAATCAAAGAGGAGCGGAACGTTCTGGCTGCTGAAGAGGAGCTGGAAATCTTCCTCGACCATGAAAAGCCGGATGCGGCAGACGGACAGCCGATTACGGATATTCCCCAGCCGGACTGGGATGACCCGGACCAGAACTACCACGATCTGCAATGGGACATCAAGCGCATCACGAATGATTTCCGCTCGCATGAGATCAGCAAAGGAAATGCACGTACCGTCGTCGGCGTAATCGATACCGGACTGGACTTTGACCACCCCGACCTCAGGGACAATGCGGATGAGGCGGGCAGCCGGACATTCGTGCCGGGCACGAGAGACGCCTGGGATGAAAACGGTCACGGTACGCACGTGGCCGGTTCGATTGCAGCCAACGGCAAGGTGCTGGGCGTAGGCCCCAATCTGACGGTGCGGGCGTACCGCGTCTTCGGCGCAACAGGGGGAGCTCAGCAGTCCTGGATTACCAACGCGCTGGTGGCCGCAGCCAACGATGGCGTCGATGTCGTGAACATGAGTCTCGGCGGTTGGCGGTGGATGGCTCATAACTATGGGGAAAAGGGAGACTCCGCGTCCATGGTGGCCTACCATCGCGCCGTACAGTACGCGGTGCAAAAAGGCGTAACGGTCGTGGTTGCGGCCGGCAACGATTCGCGCAACCTCGGAAGCCTGCATGACATGCAGGAGTACTGGAAGGAAACCTACGGACTGGACATCAAGGGACCATCCCGGGTCGTGCCGGCCCAAATCCCGGGCGTGATTACGGTGTCGTCGTCCAACGAGTGGTCCGAGGACGTGCTCGCCTTCTACTCCAACTACGGCAATCCGATCGATGTCGCGGCACCGGGCGGCGACAACGGTCCGGAGTACGACAGACTGTATCGCGAAGATCCGAAGGGCGACTATCTGCATAAGCGCGATTTCCGCTATCGCACCTTGTCAACGTACCCGACCTACCTGCCGCCGTACTTCACATCCAATCTCGAAGGCTATGCCTTCATGCACGGCACGTCGATGGCTGCGCCGAAAGTGGCGGGAATTGCGGCCGTCATCAAGTCTGAAAATCCGCGGATGAAACCGTCTCAAATTGCCAATTTGATCAGCAAAACCGCCGAGGACTTCGGAAAGCGCGGGGATGACAAATACTTCGGTGCCGGAGAAGCCAATATTTACAATGCGCTGACCGATTAA
- the secA2 gene encoding accessory Sec system translocase SecA2, protein MLGLVKKIFGDSNEREVKKMFKRVEKINALEPTVAALSDEQLRAKTEDFKNRLAQGETLDDILNEAFAVVREASKRVLGMRHFDVQLIGGMVLQEGRIAEMKTGEGKTLVATLATYLNALQGKGVHVVTVNEYLAERDSTIMGKLYNFLGLSVGLNKSGLSAEEKREAYACDITYGTNNEFGFDYLRDNMVLYKEQMVQRPLYFAIIDEVDSILIDEARTPLIISGAANRTTELYYICSHFVKRLVQETDYTVDEKLKIVTLTDEGVAKVEQAFNIDNLYDTAHMTLNHHINAALKAQVLFKRDVDYVVQDGEVVIVDEFTGRLMVGRRYSEGLHQAIEAKEGLRVQSESMTLATITLQNYFRMYQKLSGMTGTAKTEEEEFKKIYGLDVVVIPTNKPVIRQDLPDLVFKTEAAKYRAVVNDIVERHKKGQPVLVGTISIENSEMLSHMLKQKGVPHNVLNAKQHAREAEIIARAGQYGAVTIATNMAGRGTDIQLGEGVADLGGLHIIGTERHESRRIDNQLRGRAGRQGDPGSSQFFLSMQDELMRRFGADNIMNMMDRLGMEEDMPIESRLVTRAVESAQKRVEGANFDARKVVLQYDDVMNQQRAVIYKQRRDILEKEELSDVILPMIYSVVDRHVESFCPKEEVPEEWNLEGLVEAANNGFLHDETLTVSQLKGKEAEEIAEFLKEEVNRQFKQREAEIGEMMREFEKVVVLRAVDSKWMDHIDAMEQLRQGIHLRAYGQNDPLREYQFEGYEMFQSMVAAVEEEVAMYIMKAEVSQNLERQEVIRGQAADQSQLQTSGPSERPVGETSGDADPKNRAQRRAAEQERRRQMKRGQ, encoded by the coding sequence ATGCTGGGACTCGTTAAAAAGATTTTTGGCGACAGCAACGAACGTGAAGTGAAAAAAATGTTCAAGCGTGTGGAAAAGATCAACGCGCTGGAACCGACAGTAGCGGCATTGTCTGATGAGCAGCTGCGCGCGAAAACAGAGGATTTCAAAAATCGTCTGGCGCAGGGCGAGACGCTGGACGATATTTTAAATGAAGCGTTTGCCGTCGTCCGCGAAGCCTCCAAGCGGGTGCTGGGCATGCGCCACTTTGACGTGCAGCTGATCGGCGGTATGGTCCTGCAGGAAGGACGCATTGCCGAGATGAAGACAGGGGAGGGGAAAACCCTCGTCGCCACGCTCGCTACTTACCTGAATGCCCTGCAAGGCAAAGGGGTTCACGTAGTCACAGTCAACGAATACCTGGCTGAGCGCGACTCCACGATCATGGGGAAGCTGTACAACTTCCTCGGCCTTTCGGTTGGTCTGAACAAGTCCGGCCTGTCCGCAGAGGAAAAGCGCGAAGCCTATGCCTGCGACATTACTTACGGAACCAACAACGAGTTTGGATTCGATTACCTGCGCGACAACATGGTGCTGTACAAAGAGCAAATGGTGCAGCGTCCGCTGTACTTCGCCATCATCGACGAGGTGGACAGCATCCTGATCGACGAAGCGCGTACACCGCTGATTATCTCCGGTGCTGCCAATCGGACGACAGAGCTATACTACATCTGCTCTCATTTTGTGAAGCGACTTGTGCAGGAGACGGATTATACGGTAGACGAAAAATTGAAAATTGTAACCTTGACCGACGAGGGTGTAGCCAAGGTCGAGCAGGCTTTTAATATCGATAACCTGTACGATACCGCCCACATGACCCTGAACCACCATATCAACGCTGCGCTGAAGGCGCAAGTTCTGTTCAAGCGCGATGTGGACTACGTGGTGCAGGATGGCGAGGTCGTCATCGTCGACGAATTTACCGGCCGTCTGATGGTGGGACGCCGCTACAGCGAAGGTCTCCACCAGGCGATCGAAGCCAAGGAAGGATTGCGCGTGCAGAGCGAGAGCATGACGCTGGCCACCATCACGCTGCAAAACTACTTCCGCATGTACCAAAAGCTTTCCGGTATGACGGGGACCGCCAAGACGGAAGAAGAAGAGTTCAAGAAAATCTACGGCCTGGATGTCGTCGTCATCCCGACGAACAAGCCTGTCATCCGTCAGGATCTGCCGGACTTGGTCTTCAAGACGGAGGCCGCGAAATACCGCGCTGTCGTGAATGATATTGTCGAGCGCCATAAAAAAGGGCAGCCGGTCCTGGTCGGTACGATCTCCATCGAGAATTCGGAGATGCTCTCCCACATGCTGAAACAAAAGGGCGTTCCGCACAACGTCCTCAACGCCAAGCAGCACGCTCGCGAGGCGGAGATTATCGCCCGTGCCGGTCAATACGGAGCTGTCACTATCGCGACCAACATGGCGGGGCGCGGGACCGACATTCAGCTCGGCGAGGGTGTAGCGGATCTCGGCGGTCTGCATATCATCGGGACGGAGCGCCATGAGAGCCGCCGGATCGACAACCAGCTGCGCGGTCGTGCGGGTCGTCAGGGTGACCCGGGCTCGTCCCAGTTCTTCCTGTCGATGCAGGATGAGCTGATGCGCCGTTTCGGAGCAGACAACATCATGAACATGATGGACCGTCTCGGCATGGAAGAAGATATGCCGATCGAAAGCCGTCTGGTGACCCGTGCAGTAGAGTCGGCCCAGAAACGGGTAGAGGGCGCCAACTTTGATGCCCGGAAAGTGGTTCTGCAGTACGACGATGTCATGAACCAGCAGCGTGCTGTCATCTACAAACAGCGCCGTGACATTTTGGAGAAAGAAGAACTGAGCGACGTGATCCTGCCGATGATCTACAGCGTGGTGGACCGCCATGTAGAGAGCTTCTGCCCCAAAGAAGAAGTGCCGGAAGAATGGAATCTGGAAGGATTGGTCGAAGCGGCCAACAACGGCTTCCTGCATGATGAGACACTGACTGTCAGCCAGTTGAAAGGCAAAGAGGCCGAGGAGATTGCTGAATTCCTCAAGGAAGAGGTAAACAGGCAGTTCAAACAGCGTGAAGCGGAAATTGGCGAGATGATGCGCGAGTTTGAGAAAGTCGTCGTCCTCCGTGCCGTAGACAGCAAATGGATGGATCATATCGATGCGATGGAGCAACTGCGTCAAGGTATCCATCTGCGCGCTTACGGTCAAAACGATCCGCTGCGTGAATACCAGTTCGAAGGCTACGAGATGTTCCAGTCGATGGTGGCGGCCGTCGAGGAGGAAGTGGCCATGTATATCATGAAAGCGGAGGTCAGCCAAAACCTGGAGCGTCAGGAAGTCATCCGCGGCCAGGCGGCGGACCAGTCTCAGCTGCAGACGTCCGGTCCATCCGAGCGTCCTGTCGGCGAGACATCCGGAGACGCCGATCCCAAAAATCGTGCGCAGCGCCGGGCTGCGGAGCAAGAGCGCCGTCGCCAGATGAAGCGCGGTCAATAA
- the hpf gene encoding ribosome hibernation-promoting factor, HPF/YfiA family yields the protein MKFQIRGENIQVTAALRDYVEKKVGRLAKYFESSSLADVQVTMSVIRGEGTIEVTIPLSGVILRAEETHEDMYAAIDLVVEKLERQIRKHKTKLIRKLRIESNNRAVGNGRQPVAVLTEDLEDGDDIEIDIVRTKRFNLKPMDAHEAVMQMDMLGHSFFVFQNSDTNDVNVVYRRNDGRYGLIEPK from the coding sequence ATGAAATTTCAAATTCGTGGAGAAAACATTCAAGTAACCGCAGCACTTCGAGATTATGTAGAAAAGAAAGTGGGCCGTCTTGCAAAGTATTTCGAATCCTCTAGCCTTGCGGATGTACAAGTCACGATGAGCGTCATCCGTGGCGAAGGGACGATAGAGGTAACCATCCCTCTCAGTGGCGTGATCCTCCGCGCCGAAGAAACACATGAAGATATGTACGCCGCCATCGATCTGGTGGTAGAAAAGCTCGAAAGGCAAATTCGCAAGCACAAAACGAAATTGATTCGCAAGCTCCGCATTGAATCCAACAATAGAGCAGTAGGGAATGGCCGCCAGCCGGTAGCCGTACTGACAGAAGACCTGGAAGACGGCGATGACATCGAAATCGACATCGTCCGGACAAAGCGCTTCAACCTGAAGCCGATGGATGCCCATGAAGCCGTGATGCAAATGGATATGCTGGGCCACAGCTTCTTTGTCTTCCAAAACAGCGACACCAACGATGTCAATGTCGTATACCGAAGAAACGACGGACGATACGGATTGATTGAACCGAAATAA
- a CDS encoding amino acid ABC transporter permease codes for MFFRGFLNTIMLTAIATVAGTLLGLFICLGKMSSKKWLRWPSAVYVELFRGTPMLVQILLIHFAVIPSIWEAFFPGQKSPEAIYSGMIALSLNAAAYIAEIFRAGIQSIDPGQMEAARSLGMTKGMAMRLILIPQAFTRMLPALGNEFISLLKDSSLTAVIATPELNYAAMSVAKSTFERYPPYLTEAAIYLVLTLFLSRVVVRGLEKKYSTR; via the coding sequence ATGTTTTTCCGCGGTTTTTTGAACACGATCATGCTGACCGCGATCGCCACTGTTGCAGGAACCCTTCTCGGCCTCTTTATTTGTCTGGGCAAGATGTCCAGCAAAAAGTGGCTGCGATGGCCCAGCGCCGTTTACGTCGAGCTGTTTCGGGGAACTCCGATGCTGGTCCAAATCTTGTTGATTCATTTTGCCGTTATTCCTTCCATTTGGGAGGCATTTTTCCCGGGCCAAAAGAGCCCGGAAGCGATCTACTCCGGGATGATCGCCCTGTCGCTGAATGCCGCTGCCTATATCGCCGAAATCTTTCGCGCCGGGATTCAGTCGATCGATCCAGGGCAGATGGAAGCCGCGCGTTCGCTGGGGATGACCAAAGGAATGGCCATGCGCCTGATCCTGATCCCGCAGGCCTTTACGCGAATGCTGCCGGCGCTTGGCAATGAGTTTATCTCGCTGTTGAAAGACTCTTCCCTCACGGCGGTAATTGCCACGCCGGAGTTGAACTACGCGGCGATGAGCGTCGCCAAGAGCACGTTTGAGCGGTACCCCCCGTATCTGACGGAAGCCGCGATCTATCTCGTGCTGACACTGTTTTTGTCGCGAGTCGTCGTCAGAGGACTGGAAAAGAAATATTCGACCCGTTAG
- a CDS encoding basic amino acid ABC transporter substrate-binding protein yields MKMGKNWLTSLVLTVGVGLLVSACGSGGNQAASGGGTSEKVYVVGTDAAYPPFQMLEADGKITGHDIDVMNAVAEAAGFKIEWKNTGWDPLFDGLDRGTVDIGISSITITEKRKEKYDFSEPYFVANQLILVAEDSPVNTLADLKGKKIGVQGATTGGEVVKKAFGDTYEGLKEYDDMPSAVDDFFNGRVDAVVGDNGVIQYYVKKIENKKFKLIKDDSFEVENYGIMVKKGNSEIMGKINEGLKKIKENGKLEEIRKQYFGDE; encoded by the coding sequence ATGAAAATGGGCAAAAATTGGTTAACATCACTGGTTTTGACCGTCGGAGTGGGACTTTTGGTATCTGCCTGTGGATCGGGCGGCAACCAGGCGGCGTCTGGGGGCGGAACATCGGAAAAAGTGTATGTCGTCGGTACCGATGCAGCCTATCCTCCGTTCCAAATGCTTGAGGCTGATGGGAAAATTACGGGTCATGACATCGACGTGATGAATGCGGTGGCCGAAGCGGCAGGCTTCAAGATCGAGTGGAAAAATACGGGGTGGGATCCGCTGTTTGACGGACTGGACAGAGGGACCGTCGACATTGGGATCTCGTCCATTACAATTACAGAGAAGCGCAAAGAGAAGTATGACTTTTCTGAACCCTATTTCGTCGCGAATCAGCTGATTCTCGTGGCCGAGGATTCTCCGGTGAACACATTGGCCGATCTGAAAGGCAAAAAGATCGGCGTGCAGGGCGCCACCACCGGCGGCGAGGTCGTGAAAAAAGCGTTTGGCGATACCTACGAGGGGCTGAAGGAGTACGACGACATGCCTTCTGCTGTCGATGACTTCTTCAACGGCCGCGTAGATGCAGTCGTCGGCGACAACGGCGTCATCCAGTATTACGTGAAAAAAATCGAAAACAAAAAATTCAAGCTCATCAAAGACGATTCGTTTGAAGTGGAGAACTACGGCATCATGGTGAAAAAAGGGAATTCCGAAATCATGGGCAAAATCAACGAGGGCTTGAAAAAGATCAAGGAAAACGGAAAGCTGGAAGAGATTCGCAAGCAGTACTTCGGGGATGAGTAG
- a CDS encoding OmpA/MotB family protein codes for MHDERLYDEKELEKSWLISYSDLFTLLFVIILIIAAAHAAKLKAEMQEVKQAEAKQEAQQQEVQESLDLLTIKKLELQRQVHELEARRATLEGAVNGQAASELVPRAAVPVDSEESPDRDMETVRTELSSALQELNIDYEETEEGLRVRLPEAILFASGSAELQEQGKQVVGTVAGVLERFPHRVRIEGYTDDVPITHSSFRSNWELSSARAIAVMREMVDAYALPASRFTIAGWGEYKPLVDNSNPENRKRNRRVEIVIMAEKS; via the coding sequence ATGCATGACGAGCGATTGTACGACGAGAAGGAGCTGGAGAAAAGCTGGCTGATCAGCTACAGCGACCTGTTTACGCTGCTCTTTGTGATCATTCTCATCATCGCGGCCGCCCACGCCGCCAAGCTGAAAGCCGAGATGCAGGAGGTGAAGCAGGCGGAGGCGAAGCAGGAGGCCCAGCAGCAGGAGGTCCAGGAGAGTCTCGACCTGCTCACGATCAAAAAGCTGGAGCTGCAGCGCCAGGTCCATGAGCTGGAAGCGCGCCGGGCGACGCTGGAGGGCGCCGTGAACGGGCAAGCCGCAAGTGAGCTGGTGCCGCGGGCCGCCGTTCCTGTCGATTCGGAGGAGTCGCCCGATCGCGACATGGAAACGGTGCGCACAGAGCTGTCCTCTGCGCTGCAAGAGCTGAATATCGATTATGAAGAGACCGAAGAAGGGCTGAGAGTCAGGCTGCCGGAAGCGATCCTGTTTGCCAGCGGGTCTGCGGAGCTGCAGGAGCAGGGCAAGCAGGTCGTAGGGACCGTGGCTGGCGTGCTGGAGCGCTTTCCCCACCGCGTCCGCATCGAAGGGTATACCGATGACGTCCCGATCACCCACAGTTCGTTCCGCTCCAACTGGGAGCTCTCCTCCGCCCGGGCGATTGCGGTCATGCGGGAGATGGTGGATGCCTATGCGCTGCCGGCGTCGCGCTTTACGATTGCCGGCTGGGGCGAGTACAAGCCGCTGGTCGACAACTCCAATCCGGAAAACCGGAAGCGGAATCGGCGGGTGGAAATCGTCATAATGGCAGAAAAGAGCTAA
- a CDS encoding motility protein A: MLSTKRRSLLLVGAVVLIFTHAIYLKGNLSELVNLAAIELVGLSVIISYAIKRKHLEVRKLARLLVHGREGNIEETIKRFYYYALVQKEQGYLELEKELQNERDSFVRRGSLLAIEGVPEDELRLILENELKGEQYRYQQAAGFFRLVSLLAPGMGLVGTLLGMTGVLETLSDLTQTGYSLSAAVVATLYGALLANMFALPCYYRLMDLVDQEMFEKRLYIEGCIGLQRMETPRVLFEKLNSFLPGDKKLVLIKAPGSMKGTIERQDLHA; the protein is encoded by the coding sequence ATGTTGTCCACAAAACGACGCTCGCTCCTCTTGGTCGGAGCGGTAGTGCTTATCTTTACACACGCGATTTATCTCAAAGGGAACCTGTCCGAGCTGGTAAACCTCGCCGCGATTGAATTGGTCGGGCTGTCCGTAATCATCTCCTATGCGATCAAAAGAAAGCATCTGGAGGTGCGCAAATTGGCCCGGCTCCTGGTTCACGGGCGCGAGGGGAACATAGAAGAGACCATCAAACGATTTTATTATTACGCGCTGGTGCAAAAAGAGCAGGGGTATCTCGAGCTGGAAAAAGAGCTGCAAAACGAGCGGGACTCCTTCGTCCGCCGCGGCAGCCTGCTGGCCATCGAGGGCGTTCCGGAGGACGAGCTGCGCTTGATTCTGGAAAATGAGCTGAAGGGCGAGCAGTACCGTTATCAGCAAGCGGCCGGATTTTTCCGACTGGTCAGCCTGCTTGCGCCGGGAATGGGGCTGGTGGGTACCCTGCTCGGGATGACAGGGGTGCTGGAGACGCTGTCGGACTTGACCCAGACGGGCTACAGCCTGAGCGCCGCTGTCGTGGCGACACTCTACGGGGCGCTGCTCGCCAACATGTTCGCCCTGCCGTGCTACTACCGCCTGATGGATCTGGTGGACCAGGAGATGTTTGAAAAGCGTCTCTACATCGAGGGATGCATCGGGTTGCAGCGGATGGAGACGCCCCGTGTGTTGTTTGAAAAACTGAATTCGTTCCTCCCCGGAGACAAAAAACTGGTCCTGATCAAAGCGCCGGGCAGCATGAAAGGAACGATTGAAAGGCAGGATCTCCATGCATGA
- a CDS encoding polyribonucleotide nucleotidyltransferase — protein sequence MDINSIMGAQLSQLQHTVSLSMLKMTQATQAAGATVMLQEFAETQQSIQQAAQAPHPTAGKVIDISV from the coding sequence ATGGACATCAACTCGATCATGGGCGCACAGCTCAGCCAGCTTCAGCATACCGTCAGTCTCAGCATGCTGAAGATGACACAGGCGACACAAGCCGCCGGAGCGACGGTCATGCTTCAGGAGTTTGCCGAGACGCAGCAAAGCATCCAGCAGGCAGCTCAGGCACCCCATCCGACAGCCGGCAAGGTGATTGATATCAGCGTTTGA
- a CDS encoding helix-turn-helix domain-containing protein, translating into MPAKGQTFKKYTTEFKLQAVKMYLEDGMGYNRVIRELNLISSSYIRRWVKNYREFGLEGLQERRGQRKTGAKLASGGEQLGGDEQ; encoded by the coding sequence ATGCCTGCAAAGGGGCAGACATTCAAAAAGTACACCACAGAGTTCAAGCTCCAGGCTGTGAAAATGTATCTGGAGGATGGTATGGGCTATAACAGGGTCATCCGCGAACTGAATCTGATCAGCAGCTCCTATATCCGCAGATGGGTAAAGAACTACCGGGAATTCGGCCTGGAGGGGCTGCAAGAGAGACGGGGTCAGAGAAAGACGGGCGCCAAGCTGGCGAGCGGAGGCGAACAGCTGGGCGGAGACGAACAGTAA
- a CDS encoding YaaR family protein — MKETLTERYGSIMEVNRIGQASVEQRKAKQDVPADRVVFSELMNRGRDQLNAERLQKLIADLEDQGKILADTRTVGDLRKFKSLVKSLLDDAVKNGLRLEEQQGYNRRGRSRVFKIVKEVDQKLLELTDAVLKSQEPGLRILERVGEIKGLVLNIYA, encoded by the coding sequence TTGAAAGAGACACTGACGGAAAGGTACGGATCAATCATGGAAGTAAACAGGATCGGACAGGCATCCGTGGAACAGCGCAAGGCAAAACAGGATGTGCCGGCAGATCGGGTCGTTTTTTCGGAACTGATGAATAGAGGCAGAGATCAATTAAACGCGGAGCGGCTGCAAAAACTGATCGCGGACCTCGAAGACCAAGGAAAAATTCTCGCGGATACCCGAACGGTCGGGGACCTGCGCAAGTTTAAGTCATTGGTCAAGAGCCTTCTCGACGATGCTGTCAAAAATGGCCTTCGGTTGGAAGAGCAGCAAGGCTACAACCGGAGGGGGCGTTCGCGCGTGTTTAAAATTGTCAAGGAAGTCGACCAGAAGCTGCTGGAACTGACAGATGCCGTGTTAAAGAGTCAAGAGCCCGGTCTGCGCATACTTGAGCGCGTCGGGGAAATCAAAGGTTTGGTTCTGAATATTTACGCATAA